Sequence from the Microplitis demolitor isolate Queensland-Clemson2020A chromosome 7, iyMicDemo2.1a, whole genome shotgun sequence genome:
AATAGAACTGGGCTGATAAAAAGATTCAGTGTCGGGTATGGCGATAATTGTTCCTCCAGCAGCTTCTGACGCAAAGTCTGGCAATAAGTCaccgatatttttattatttttatttagattttgcAACTCTAGAtgctattaaataataatttttattaaaataatttattaaaccatcaagacaataatatttaccatTCTTTTAATTGTCATCTCAAGACTGAACGCTTTGCTCTTCAGATGAGTCAATTCGTTCTGTATCAAGGCTTTGTAAGATTCTGAAGTATCAGATATGGCCATGAATTCTTCCTTGGGAAATTCTTGAGTTtttctactaaaaaaattatcaacattcGGCGCATGAACGAGACTGTAGGCCAGCAACAGACCAGCACCGATACTCATTACAAATAATGACTCCAGAACTGGTTTTAAAAATCTCAGTGATTTTTTAGTCCACCAGCTGACGTTGGTCAACATCCAGATGTCAAAATTCATCAGTGTCATTATCAAACGCTCTACTCCtgtcattattttaatcaaatttaattaattaataataaattattgtcatggatttaaaatatataccatGTATGTCTTTTTTTGATACTCTTGAAGCTGGTATTACTTTTATCGAACgactaaacattttttaaatatccagGGATTCGTAcaattaaaacagttttattatttataacaaaattactcaaaaataGTTGAATTACAAGTGTTTTAAACAAATGACTATCCGCTGGGAtacgcgggaaatttaaattttatttgtcaataaaaaagtgtTCGACCATACCGACGctcttttttgaaatttatgacgcatatataaatatatgtacatacaaaTAAAATGGAGCAGTAAGTCCAACGATTAAAGTGACGCAATTgtgtacataaaatataaaaataatttttatttatttaagaaacaatttatttatttatgtgaaacaaaaataatcaattaaggAGGTCAAGATGTCTTGCTGTGCATgtcaaactaaattttctctttttacaCGTGAAGTAAGTATCAATATTCACCTGTCATAAggttatatttacatatatatctatatatatatttttttttttgtttaattactcgaatttataaaaatttaaatttattaattgaagaatttaaataaaatttacagcaTGGATGCCCCAGTTGTGGATTTTCTTATTGCAACAAATGTCTTAAATACAAATACAAGCTGcctgatgataaaataaaaagcgtTTGCGGTCCATGCTATCATCGATTAATTGTAACTGCTAAAAATTACTACAGTACGTCTGAGGAACAATCAATTTACACAAAGAGTTTGCCAAATCCGTTATTGCCTGTGGATATTgaacaaaagtaataaaacaattatcaCAATGACAAGGacagatattaatattattacgtCATGTTGTTTACAGATTGAATTCACTAGACAATCCGGAAAAACCGCCGATAGTTATGTACAAACCAGGGCGTTGGGATCAATTTAAAGCTGGTCTAGATCCAGTGGATCAAGCTCTCGTTGATAGATTGTcgaaattaaaggatcaagaCAAACAACCATCAGCTCCTACCACCGAGGAAATACAGAGACGTCTAGCGGAATTGAAAGATCAAAATCCCGACCGCAAACCACCAATTaatgtagtttatttttatttatttatctgcattaatagtttattttttaatattaatttacaatttaaatagatCTATCAAGTGGACACTCGAACAAATGAACAGAAAACAGATGATTTGATTCAACAGTATTTTGATGAACTCAGTTTAACTAAAGATAGTTCTACTAAAGAGATTGAAGAAAGACTCaacaagttaaaaaatattgatccgTCATTACCTTCCGCTTCTTCGTCGTACGCAAATGCTCCCGAGTTGGATGAATTTGATATCGTTAAAAATATGATCAGCAGAGCGCTAGTTGAAGCTGCTATGGAGAAACGATTTGGAGAAGAAAATCCTGAGGAGCAAATGGACTTGGAATTAAATGAggtttttattactaataataattatcattattcattgataaataattatcttttttttactgcttATAGAGTTCAGGAGAAATTTCTGACTGTGAACTAACGTGCGTAATGTGCGACAAATCAAGTCCAAATGAACTAGTAAGATGCCGAGGTTGTAGTGGAGATATTTACTGCCTCTCATGCTACAATGAAAATCACGATGATTTTGAATTGTCAaagcataaaataataaaattaaaataaaagtaaaaaacgaactccaataaataaactcaaaagctcattttataaatttatatataaatatatatgtatatatacatatatttatatactcatATTGATGCTTACTcacttatttaaatagtaattactgTTATTCTAATCACGTGCTTcgatattacttttattaccaCGAtcttaattgtaaattattttttaatttatttattaactcacCAGACAGTCAGGGgttgtatttttattgataaataataaagttatttatttgataaataataataattataaaaaataagtgttattttatttaggtaTGGAAAAAAACCTTTTTGTAGTTGAGATAAATAACAAGACGCAAAGACTTCTTTTAAACAAACTACtgctatttttaaatcatttctctGGCAACTTTAAAGCTACTCgtccatagaaaaaaaaaaaaaaattatttttgttataataacaGTTACATCAAGTAACAGCCATtagtttttatgaaattaccaagttttatgttattttatgaataaagtaATGAATGAAATGTCAGATGCCTTTTAAAACGGATCTTTAACTTTACTTTGAGTATAATACAAGACAAAACTTTTATCGAAATGTATGTAGGCAGTTCCTGTACACTTATCTTGGCTAAATCTCTTGGAGAACGTGATTATATGAGATGATTTAAATGCTAATtataaagatgaaaaaatgttaaacaaatttaaacaaGAGTGGGAAGTAATAGATTGATAGtagataacaaaaaattaccagtatatttttatttaaatactatatatattattttactaattacaagtttaagtaaaaataaaataatagcaataacaTTCGTtcttattgtatttattttaaaataatgaacgTTTTACATTGGTAGAcgctcaataaataaaattaaataattaattaatcaatttatataacGTACTTTTGTTACTTAAGTATACAGAAAACAACAAAGTAAAGTTGATGGCTtggtattattatcattattattattttttttttatcttatcaaAAACTTCCAACAGAGgatttcttatttataaatataaataattaatattaaaaatctaaatctaattataatttgaaattattttagcaGCAACATTATAATcactataataaatttaaatttaaataagagcacagaaatttaaatttatgaaaaataataacaaactgTAGTTGTaagtaaatgataaataataatcacaagTTACGCTGAAGTCATGAGGAAAAATCAGTCTTTttgatgtttattaattaaacaagtCTGTTAATcctctaaatttaattatttcttttctaaATACTCCAGCgagtcaaataaaattaaataaatgtccATACCagcaattaaatcattttattataatttttgattttgtttacataaattaaatatttattgtatgtaaattaatataatttaaaatattagagAGTTTGTCGACTCTGCTCTTCGGATGCTGGCAATGGAATCGGTTCCATTGAAACGGGCGTTtgttttttagcttttttaagtttttttggTGACTTTGTTGGTTGTGTATCGTTTGCCTCTTTTTTAGCACTAGCCTCGTCTTCTTTTTTAACCTGGCCCTCGACTTTTGTTAGATTATCAGCAGCTAGTGTACTTTGGGTGTTTGCTGGCTGGACTTCCATAGCAGCATGACTTTTGTCAGCGAGTTCTTTTTCCGCTGGAACAGCTGTTGTTTCCATAGGAACAACAGTTGTGGCAGTATCGTTGGCTAATGGCTCggatttttcatctttaagTTGAGGATCGACATCCTCGGGTTTGGTGGGTGATGGCAAAGGAATAACCTCATGTTCCTCTTTAACGACAGTCTCACTCTCCATAGGCTCAGTTAATGTTTCAACTTGTTGTTGTGGTTGTTGTTCCTCTTTATTAACAACTTCTGCTGTTGTTGTGAGAGGCGCTTTGGATTCCAATAAACTTATGGAATCTTGTATACttttaattgcattttttCTCGCTTGTCTAACATTTTCTTTTCCTTCAGTCTCGATGTCGTCCAATTTAATCAACTCCCTTGTCAACATTTCATCCAAATAAATATACTGTTTATCTTTTCTTGAAGTACCGTTCCATTGTTTAACTTGATCTGTCAAAGAATCAACTTCTTTTTGAACTATAGAAACTTTTTCTAAAGGATCTGTTGGTACAATTTGTTTTCGTGGTTTTGGTGAATCTTGACGTTttggttgttgttgttgtttttgttgttgttgatgttgttgATGTGATGGATGTTGATGCCGCGCATGAACAGGACTTTCAGGACGTCGTCTGTCGTCTTGTCTGAATGGGGAATGAGATTGATGTGTTTTGCGAATTGTCGGGTGATCGAATGTATCTTGGAAGGGATCTTGAAATTGTGGAGGCCAGTCTCTGTTTCTACCTCCAAAGTGTTGATTAAATTGGCTCGATGGCCTTTGATAATTTGATGAATTGTATTCTGGATGGGGTGATTCAAACTGGGGCTGATGGAACCTTGGTGGTGATTGCTGTCTTGTGTAAGTTGGTGATGAACCTTTTGATATAACTGGTTCATCACGTCCTTCTACAAAAATAGGAATATGCCTGACGTTACTTTGTTGATGCTGTTGATTTTGAGGTGGTGACTGGCTCTGAGGTGATTGCTGCTGCTGTGCACTGGGTACTGAACTTTGATTTTGATTAGTGTACTGTGGCGTAATGTCTACCCTAGAAATAAAACGAGGATTCTGATTTTGTTGGGCGTGTGTTTGTGGTTGTTGTTGTTCTTGTTGTCGATTTTCTGGAGGCGCAGACATTGAGCGCTGTCCTCGATCAGCCTTCTCAAGATTTTCCATATTGTGACGATGTTGACCAATGTCTACGGTATTGCGTAAACCGTACTGTGGAATCTTGTTGCCAGGTGTTTCCTGCTGGTAAATTTGATCTGGTTCACCGTGAGAGCTTACACCGCTTGCACCACTAGCCGCACTCGCTGCGCTGCTTCCACTCGCTTGGCTACGTGCGTCTTCGTCAGGATGGCCTTGATGTGAATTACTACCAGAACCACGACGACGATTACGAAGTGTTCCGTGAAAGGGTATTTCACCCCAAGGAGGCCCAAGCAAGTGTTCCGCAAACTCTGGATGACGAGCTGCCAAATCGTCCAAGTGTGATCTTATGTCCCGTCTACTGAAGCTCTCGTCGTCAAATGGGAAGCCCTTtaatcattcaaaaaaattaaaaattaaaaattattcataaaatatctttcatgtcaatttatttcaggcttaattataatattgagtaataaagtgttattttttaaaataaaaagttggttatttgacaaaaaaaaaataccaaagaTGTTGGTGATGTTTATTCGTAAATACGCGTAGGCGACACGCTTCACTGTCGTCACGACCTCGGACGCGTAATTCAGGCGACGTCACGGAAATCACACGCCTATAGATTACTATCTTAGCTATCTTAGAACCTGACTTTcactctatttaattttttttttttttttttttattacttttatcattaatatcgtcgttatttgtttattaaatttttcaatgttatcaaaaatatatttttttttttttaaataaaactatttataaagatacaaaaataaataaatatatagcgacaagttaaaataaaaaaatacgagtTTTCGTATCATATCCATTTAAAGAGCTCTAAAGTTGTTCTTCGGGTTCTTCTCTGGTGTGTGGAGGTTTAGCTATGAATCAGACTACGggaaatatacatattatttatatttttttgtctccatcattattattattattatatattacatttaaccattttttatgtttctcgataataaaacttagcatatcaatacaaattttttcgtctaaattttttcaatctattgtatttaaataataatttataaaaataatatccgTTATTTAAAATAGCGCGGTAATTATTTAACGTTCTGGAATTTATTACAGATGTAACGACAATGCTCGTGAATTATCATCAATTCATCAGTattcaaagaataaaaataataataataataatgacaaaacAGCTGCGGTGAGACGACGAGCTAATGTTAATCACCTTATATGGAATACCACTGACGAACT
This genomic interval carries:
- the LOC103571923 gene encoding BAG domain-containing protein Samui isoform X1, which codes for MSYFFRDRPKFSERLRGKSGDELFQELKQHFDDEDKNFEPSSRNTRDPFDRHAFSRGFPFDDESFSRRDIRSHLDDLAARHPEFAEHLLGPPWGEIPFHGTLRNRRRGSGSNSHQGHPDEDARSQASGSSAASAASGASGVSSHGEPDQIYQQETPGNKIPQYGLRNTVDIGQHRHNMENLEKADRGQRSMSAPPENRQQEQQQPQTHAQQNQNPRFISRVDITPQYTNQNQSSVPSAQQQQSPQSQSPPQNQQHQQSNVRHIPIFVEGRDEPVISKGSSPTYTRQQSPPRFHQPQFESPHPEYNSSNYQRPSSQFNQHFGGRNRDWPPQFQDPFQDTFDHPTIRKTHQSHSPFRQDDRRRPESPVHARHQHPSHQQHQQQQKQQQQPKRQDSPKPRKQIVPTDPLEKVSIVQKEVDSLTDQVKQWNGTSRKDKQYIYLDEMLTRELIKLDDIETEGKENVRQARKNAIKSIQDSISLLESKAPLTTTAEVVNKEEQQPQQQVETLTEPMESETVVKEEHEVIPLPSPTKPEDVDPQLKDEKSEPLANDTATTVVPMETTAVPAEKELADKSHAAMEVQPANTQSTLAADNLTKVEGQVKKEDEASAKKEANDTQPTKSPKKLKKAKKQTPVSMEPIPLPASEEQSRQTL
- the LOC103571923 gene encoding BAG domain-containing protein Samui isoform X2, with the protein product MDSPVIVDTASKFGRDLDPGFPFDDESFSRRDIRSHLDDLAARHPEFAEHLLGPPWGEIPFHGTLRNRRRGSGSNSHQGHPDEDARSQASGSSAASAASGASGVSSHGEPDQIYQQETPGNKIPQYGLRNTVDIGQHRHNMENLEKADRGQRSMSAPPENRQQEQQQPQTHAQQNQNPRFISRVDITPQYTNQNQSSVPSAQQQQSPQSQSPPQNQQHQQSNVRHIPIFVEGRDEPVISKGSSPTYTRQQSPPRFHQPQFESPHPEYNSSNYQRPSSQFNQHFGGRNRDWPPQFQDPFQDTFDHPTIRKTHQSHSPFRQDDRRRPESPVHARHQHPSHQQHQQQQKQQQQPKRQDSPKPRKQIVPTDPLEKVSIVQKEVDSLTDQVKQWNGTSRKDKQYIYLDEMLTRELIKLDDIETEGKENVRQARKNAIKSIQDSISLLESKAPLTTTAEVVNKEEQQPQQQVETLTEPMESETVVKEEHEVIPLPSPTKPEDVDPQLKDEKSEPLANDTATTVVPMETTAVPAEKELADKSHAAMEVQPANTQSTLAADNLTKVEGQVKKEDEASAKKEANDTQPTKSPKKLKKAKKQTPVSMEPIPLPASEEQSRQTL
- the LOC103571922 gene encoding abscission/NoCut checkpoint regulator, translating into MSCCACQTKFSLFTREHGCPSCGFSYCNKCLKYKYKLPDDKIKSVCGPCYHRLIVTAKNYYSTSEEQSIYTKSLPNPLLPVDIEQKLNSLDNPEKPPIVMYKPGRWDQFKAGLDPVDQALVDRLSKLKDQDKQPSAPTTEEIQRRLAELKDQNPDRKPPINIYQVDTRTNEQKTDDLIQQYFDELSLTKDSSTKEIEERLNKLKNIDPSLPSASSSYANAPELDEFDIVKNMISRALVEAAMEKRFGEENPEEQMDLELNESSGEISDCELTCVMCDKSSPNELVRCRGCSGDIYCLSCYNENHDDFELSKHKIIKLK
- the LOC103571937 gene encoding SUN domain-containing protein 1 yields the protein MFSRSIKVIPASRVSKKDIHGVERLIMTLMNFDIWMLTNVSWWTKKSLRFLKPVLESLFVMSIGAGLLLAYSLVHAPNVDNFFSRKTQEFPKEEFMAISDTSESYKALIQNELTHLKSKAFSLEMTIKRMHLELQNLNKNNKNIGDLLPDFASEAAGGTIIAIPDTESFYQPSSIQFSLFGIPVWKPNYFTPRKIIQPWTQPGECWAFRGSNGNVEIELARTALVNSVTLEHIPVTTSLTGFIDSAPKEFRVLGKFRDKYLLLGSFVYNYNGPASQTFEIPKNEMKIIPLKLIMLQILSNWGNPEYTCVYRFRVHGKNYENYQDSVLLSKNKLIYNNYKK